A genomic window from Cryobacterium sp. SO2 includes:
- the treS gene encoding maltose alpha-D-glucosyltransferase produces MSFTAPIQLPGLTLDPRWYRRAVFYEVMVRSFVDSNADGAGDLSGLISKLDYLQWLGIDALWIPPFFTSPLRDGGYDVADYRSILPEFGTLDEFKELVTKAHERNMRIVIDLPLNHTSDQHAWFQQSRQDPTGPYGDFYVWSDTDERYPDIRIIFTDTEESNWAFDSVRRQFYFHRFFSHQPDLNYDNPAVHEAIIDVVRYWLDLGVDGFRLDAIPYLYESDEGNGEGEPPTHEFIKRLRSLVDRHYPGRIMIAEANQWPREVAAFLGTEDEPECHMAFDFPVMPRVFYSLRSQRAGELVRVLSETTDIPDGAGWAVFLRNHDELTLEMVSEEYRQAMYGWYAYDPRMRANIGIRRRLAPLLDNNRSELELAHALLFALPGSPFLYYGDEIGMGDNIWLPDRDSSRTPMQWTPDRNAGFSAADPGKLYLPVVQSLVYNYTQTNVESHLAQSGSLLHWIRNVIYVRKGHPTFGLGSLRVLNTDHESILAFLREYAGSGSSFGDQPETLLCIFSFAHNPVAFHIDEPDLAGTRLYDIFGGAVFPSFDEDGSITLTLGAQSFYWLHCG; encoded by the coding sequence GTGAGTTTCACCGCACCCATACAACTCCCCGGGCTCACCCTTGACCCGCGGTGGTATCGCCGTGCGGTGTTCTACGAGGTCATGGTCCGGTCGTTCGTGGACAGCAACGCTGACGGCGCCGGCGACCTGTCCGGGCTGATCTCGAAGCTGGACTACCTGCAGTGGTTGGGCATCGACGCCCTCTGGATTCCCCCGTTCTTCACCTCGCCGTTGCGGGACGGCGGCTACGACGTCGCCGACTACAGGTCGATCCTGCCCGAGTTCGGCACTCTCGACGAGTTCAAGGAACTCGTGACCAAGGCGCACGAACGGAACATGCGGATCGTCATCGACCTGCCCTTGAACCACACCTCGGACCAGCACGCCTGGTTCCAGCAGTCCCGGCAGGATCCGACGGGGCCGTACGGCGATTTCTACGTCTGGAGCGACACCGACGAGAGATACCCGGACATCCGCATCATCTTCACCGACACCGAGGAATCGAACTGGGCGTTCGACTCCGTCCGCCGCCAGTTCTACTTCCATCGGTTCTTCTCCCACCAGCCGGATCTCAACTACGACAACCCGGCGGTGCACGAGGCGATCATCGACGTGGTGAGGTACTGGCTTGACCTCGGTGTCGACGGGTTCAGGCTGGACGCGATCCCCTACCTCTACGAATCCGACGAGGGCAACGGTGAGGGCGAACCGCCCACCCACGAGTTCATCAAGCGGCTCAGATCCCTCGTCGACCGCCACTACCCCGGCCGCATCATGATCGCGGAGGCGAATCAGTGGCCGCGTGAGGTGGCCGCGTTCCTGGGCACCGAAGACGAACCCGAGTGCCACATGGCCTTCGACTTCCCCGTGATGCCACGAGTGTTCTACTCGCTCCGCTCGCAGCGTGCGGGTGAGCTGGTGCGGGTGCTCTCGGAGACGACAGACATCCCCGACGGTGCCGGCTGGGCGGTATTCCTGCGCAACCACGATGAACTCACCCTCGAGATGGTCAGCGAGGAGTACCGCCAGGCGATGTACGGCTGGTACGCCTATGACCCGCGGATGCGCGCCAACATCGGGATCCGCCGGCGGCTGGCGCCGCTCCTGGACAACAACAGGTCGGAACTCGAACTCGCGCACGCCCTGCTGTTCGCCCTGCCGGGCAGCCCGTTCCTCTACTACGGGGATGAGATCGGGATGGGCGACAACATCTGGCTTCCCGACCGGGACAGTTCGCGCACCCCCATGCAGTGGACGCCCGACCGGAACGCGGGGTTCTCAGCGGCCGACCCGGGCAAGCTGTACCTGCCGGTGGTGCAGTCTCTGGTCTACAACTACACCCAGACGAACGTCGAGTCCCACCTCGCGCAGTCCGGGTCGCTCCTGCACTGGATCCGCAACGTCATCTACGTGCGCAAGGGGCATCCGACGTTCGGTCTGGGTTCGCTGCGCGTGCTGAACACTGACCACGAATCGATCCTGGCTTTCCTCCGGGAGTACGCCGGGTCAGGCTCCAGCTTCGGCGACCAGCCCGAAACCCTGCTCTGCATCTTCAGCTTCGCGCACAACCCGGTGGCATTCCACATCGACGAACCCGACCTGGCCGGCACCCGCCTGTACGACATCTTCGGCGGCGCCGTGTTCCCGTCCTTCGATGAGGACGGCAGCATCACTCTCACGCTGGGGGCGCAGAGCTTCTATTGGCTGCACTGCGGCTGA
- a CDS encoding type B 50S ribosomal protein L31: MKSDIHPTYAPVVFRDLASGATFLTRSTVSSSKTIEWEDGTTYPVIDVEISSESHPFYTGKQRIMDSAGRVEKFNSRYKGFGK, from the coding sequence ATGAAGTCTGACATTCACCCCACATACGCTCCCGTGGTCTTCCGCGACCTCGCGTCGGGTGCGACGTTCCTTACCCGTTCGACGGTCTCCAGCTCGAAGACCATCGAGTGGGAAGACGGCACCACCTACCCGGTCATCGACGTGGAAATCTCCTCGGAGTCGCACCCGTTCTACACCGGCAAGCAGCGCATCATGGACTCCGCCGGACGCGTGGAGAAGTTCAACTCGCGCTACAAGGGCTTCGGCAAGTAG
- a CDS encoding ABC transporter ATP-binding protein: MVNVLHFTGVSVVRGGTTILDSVDWSVDGDQRWVILGPNGAGKTTTLQIAAALLHPSKGTAEVLEEPIGASDLFELRPRIGFASTAMARRVPANETVLNVVMTAAYSVTGRWNEEYEEIDERRAQRVLSEWKLDHLADRKFGTLSDGEQKRVQIARSIMTDPEILLLDEPAASLDLGAREELLRLLSGYASEPNSPAIIMVTHHVEEIPRGFTHVLLLSGGKVVSSGPLADALTADALSEAFGLQIELTETDGRYAARAI; this comes from the coding sequence ATGGTCAACGTTCTTCACTTCACCGGAGTATCCGTCGTCCGGGGTGGCACCACCATCCTCGACTCAGTGGATTGGAGCGTAGACGGCGATCAGCGCTGGGTCATCCTCGGTCCGAACGGTGCCGGCAAGACCACCACGCTGCAGATCGCCGCGGCCCTGCTGCACCCGTCGAAGGGCACGGCCGAGGTGCTCGAGGAGCCGATCGGCGCCAGCGACCTCTTCGAATTGCGTCCCCGCATCGGCTTCGCATCCACGGCCATGGCCCGACGAGTTCCGGCGAACGAAACCGTGCTCAACGTCGTCATGACCGCCGCGTACTCCGTGACCGGCCGCTGGAACGAGGAATACGAGGAGATCGACGAGCGCCGCGCCCAGCGGGTGCTGTCCGAGTGGAAGCTCGACCACCTCGCAGACCGCAAGTTCGGCACCCTGAGCGACGGCGAGCAGAAGCGCGTGCAGATCGCCAGGTCGATCATGACGGACCCGGAGATCCTGCTGCTCGACGAGCCCGCCGCCAGCCTCGACCTCGGCGCCCGTGAGGAGCTCCTCCGGCTGCTGAGTGGCTACGCGAGCGAGCCGAACTCTCCGGCCATCATCATGGTGACCCACCACGTCGAGGAGATCCCACGCGGATTCACCCACGTCCTGCTGCTCTCCGGCGGCAAGGTCGTCAGTTCCGGCCCGCTCGCGGATGCCCTCACGGCGGACGCGTTGAGCGAGGCATTCGGTCTCCAGATCGAGCTCACCGAGACCGACGGCCGCTATGCGGCACGCGCAATCTGA
- the glgA gene encoding glycogen synthase, with protein MRVDLLTKEYPPEIYGGAGVHVAELVKALRADIDVTVRCFGAPRSEADTFAYGVPAELADANATLTTLGVDLQIAQDVAGADVVHSHTWYANGAGHIAKLLHGVPHVVTAHSLEPLRPWKAEQLGGGYRVSSWIEKTAFEAADAVIAVSGGMRADILRSYPALDESRVHVVYNGIDLDRWKPTEDADVVRALGIDPDRPAVVFVGRITRQKGLPYLLRAAALLPPEVQLVLCAGAPDTPGILAEVTGLVEALQKERSGVVWIDRLLPQHELSAVLTAGTVFVCPSVYEPLGIVNLEAMACGLPVVGTATGGIPEVVADGVTGRLVPIDQLSDGTGTPTDPEIFVADLARTLTEVLADPALAAQMGRAGRVRAEEMFSWGQIAASTREIYAALL; from the coding sequence ATGCGCGTCGATCTGCTCACCAAGGAATACCCGCCCGAAATCTACGGAGGGGCCGGTGTCCACGTTGCGGAGCTGGTCAAGGCCCTTCGCGCCGACATCGACGTCACGGTGCGGTGCTTCGGCGCCCCCCGTTCGGAGGCGGACACCTTCGCCTACGGCGTCCCCGCCGAACTCGCCGACGCGAACGCAACGCTGACCACACTGGGCGTCGATCTGCAGATTGCCCAGGACGTGGCCGGAGCCGATGTGGTGCACTCGCACACCTGGTACGCCAATGGCGCAGGTCACATCGCCAAGCTGTTGCACGGCGTGCCCCACGTGGTCACCGCGCACAGCCTCGAACCGCTGCGGCCGTGGAAGGCCGAGCAGCTCGGCGGCGGCTACCGGGTGTCGAGCTGGATCGAGAAGACAGCGTTCGAGGCCGCGGATGCGGTCATCGCCGTCAGCGGCGGTATGCGCGCCGACATCCTGCGCAGCTACCCCGCTCTCGACGAATCCCGCGTGCACGTGGTGTACAACGGCATCGACCTGGACCGCTGGAAGCCGACGGAGGACGCCGACGTCGTCCGCGCCCTGGGCATCGATCCTGACCGTCCCGCTGTCGTCTTCGTCGGGCGGATCACCCGCCAGAAGGGCCTGCCCTACCTGCTGCGTGCCGCTGCCCTGCTGCCGCCGGAGGTGCAGCTCGTGCTCTGCGCCGGCGCACCTGACACTCCCGGCATCCTCGCCGAGGTGACCGGGCTGGTCGAGGCCCTGCAGAAGGAACGATCTGGTGTGGTCTGGATCGACCGTCTGCTTCCCCAGCACGAGCTGTCTGCCGTACTCACGGCCGGCACCGTCTTCGTCTGCCCCTCGGTGTACGAGCCCCTCGGCATCGTCAACCTCGAGGCCATGGCGTGCGGCCTGCCCGTTGTCGGCACAGCGACAGGCGGCATCCCCGAGGTCGTCGCAGACGGCGTCACCGGACGGCTGGTCCCGATCGACCAGCTCAGCGACGGAACCGGCACACCCACCGACCCCGAGATCTTCGTGGCCGACCTCGCCCGCACCCTCACCGAGGTCCTGGCCGACCCGGCCCTGGCCGCCCAGATGGGCCGCGCCGGACGTGTGCGGGCTGAGGAGATGTTCAGCTGGGGCCAGATCGCCGCCAGCACCAGGGAGATTTACGCCGCGCTGCTCTAG
- a CDS encoding glucose-1-phosphate adenylyltransferase gives MKAKKIFGIVLAGGEGKRLMPLTEDRAKPAVPFGGHYRLIDFALSNLINSGVTQIVVLTQYKSHSLDRHVSQTWHVSGGLFNSYIASVPAQQRLGKRWFSGSADAILQSLNLIHDEKPDIVVVVGADHVYRMDFSQMIEAHIASGAQATVAAIRQPIGLADQFGVIEVDAATPDRISDFREKPKDAIGLADAPHEVFASMGNYVFNADALIEAVRRDGERTDSSHDMGGDIVPDFVSRGEAGVYDLQRNEVPGSTDRDRYYWRDVGTIDSFFEAHQDLISALPVFNLYNQSWPIFSQQLNSPPAKFVRDAKGSLGTVIDSIVSLGCVISGAHLERSVVGPWAVIDSGAHVVDSIVFDRVQIRPGAVVHRAILDKDVIVAEGAAIGVDRDRDLARGFSVTESGITVVGKGVHVHP, from the coding sequence ATGAAGGCCAAGAAGATCTTTGGAATCGTTCTCGCAGGCGGCGAGGGAAAACGGCTGATGCCGTTGACCGAAGACCGCGCCAAGCCGGCGGTGCCGTTTGGAGGGCACTACCGTCTGATCGACTTCGCACTGTCGAATCTGATCAACTCCGGTGTCACCCAGATCGTCGTGCTCACCCAGTACAAGTCGCACAGCCTCGACCGGCACGTCTCGCAGACGTGGCATGTGTCCGGTGGGCTGTTCAACTCTTATATCGCCTCGGTTCCGGCCCAGCAGCGGCTCGGCAAGCGCTGGTTCAGCGGCTCCGCCGACGCTATCTTGCAGAGCCTCAACCTCATCCACGATGAGAAGCCCGACATCGTCGTCGTGGTCGGTGCCGACCACGTCTACCGCATGGACTTCAGTCAGATGATCGAGGCGCACATCGCGTCGGGCGCGCAGGCAACGGTTGCCGCCATCCGTCAGCCCATCGGGCTGGCCGACCAGTTCGGCGTCATCGAAGTGGATGCCGCCACCCCCGACCGGATCAGCGACTTCCGCGAAAAGCCCAAGGACGCGATCGGGCTCGCCGACGCGCCGCACGAAGTCTTCGCCTCGATGGGCAACTACGTCTTCAACGCCGACGCCCTGATCGAGGCCGTCCGTCGTGACGGCGAACGCACGGATTCCAGCCACGACATGGGCGGCGACATCGTTCCGGACTTCGTCTCCCGCGGCGAAGCCGGCGTCTACGACCTGCAGCGCAATGAAGTGCCGGGTTCGACCGACCGCGACCGCTACTACTGGCGCGACGTGGGAACCATCGACTCGTTCTTCGAGGCGCACCAGGACCTGATCTCCGCGCTGCCCGTCTTCAACCTGTACAACCAGAGCTGGCCCATCTTCAGCCAGCAGCTGAACTCGCCGCCGGCCAAGTTCGTGCGCGACGCCAAGGGCTCACTCGGCACCGTGATCGATTCGATCGTGTCGCTGGGCTGCGTTATCTCCGGCGCTCACCTCGAGCGCAGCGTCGTCGGGCCCTGGGCCGTGATCGACTCCGGCGCCCACGTCGTGGACTCGATCGTGTTCGACCGGGTGCAGATCCGCCCCGGCGCAGTCGTGCACCGCGCCATCCTCGACAAGGACGTCATCGTGGCGGAGGGCGCCGCCATCGGCGTCGACCGTGACCGAGATCTTGCTCGCGGCTTCAGCGTGACCGAATCCGGCATCACCGTGGTCGGGAAGGGCGTACACGTACACCCGTGA
- the serB gene encoding phosphoserine phosphatase SerB, whose product MPAARFLVVLDADSTLIENEVIELLADAAGSLALVADVTDRAMRGELDFAASLRERVSTLAGLSTDVFAEVGALIRPTAGVHALIDGLHAAGSTVGVVSGGFHELLDPLAERLGLDHWRANRLEVADGRLTGGLVGPIIDATAKAAALAEWAAADGVNLCSTVAVGDGANDLTMMRIAGLGVAFNAKPVVRRSADLVIGTTDLSQVLPILGLRG is encoded by the coding sequence ATTCCTGCAGCCCGATTCCTCGTCGTCCTCGACGCCGATTCCACCCTCATCGAGAACGAGGTCATCGAGCTCCTCGCTGACGCGGCCGGTTCCCTCGCCCTGGTGGCCGATGTGACCGACCGCGCCATGCGTGGTGAGCTGGACTTCGCGGCCAGCCTGCGCGAGCGGGTGTCCACCCTGGCCGGATTGTCGACCGACGTCTTTGCAGAGGTCGGCGCCCTGATCCGGCCGACCGCGGGGGTGCACGCCCTCATCGACGGCCTGCACGCCGCGGGCAGTACTGTCGGCGTGGTCTCCGGCGGGTTCCACGAACTCCTGGACCCGCTCGCGGAGAGACTGGGGCTCGACCACTGGCGGGCGAACCGCCTCGAGGTGGCCGACGGCCGTCTCACCGGAGGCCTGGTCGGGCCCATCATCGACGCCACGGCCAAGGCCGCCGCCCTGGCCGAATGGGCGGCGGCGGATGGAGTCAACCTCTGCTCGACGGTTGCCGTGGGCGACGGCGCCAACGACCTCACCATGATGCGGATCGCCGGTCTCGGTGTGGCGTTCAACGCCAAGCCGGTCGTGCGCCGTTCGGCCGACCTGGTGATCGGCACGACCGACCTCAGCCAGGTCCTGCCGATCCTGGGCCTGCGCGGCTGA
- the fabG gene encoding 3-oxoacyl-ACP reductase FabG: protein MATARTVLVTGGNRGIGYAIAEEFIAQGHRVAITARSGEGPAGSLTVRADVTDYASIDAAFTEIEAAYGPVEVVVANAGITKDTLLMRMSEDDFTSVIDTNLSGAFRVVKRASKGMLKARFGRIVLISSVVGLYGSAGQVNYSSSKSGLVGLARSVTRELGARGITANVVAPGFIETDMTAALPEAQQAEYKRNIPAGRFAAPAEVARVVTWIAGDDAAYISGAVIPVDGGLGMGH from the coding sequence ATGGCGACCGCTCGAACAGTTCTGGTAACGGGAGGCAATCGCGGCATCGGCTACGCCATCGCCGAGGAATTCATCGCCCAGGGACACCGGGTCGCCATCACCGCGCGCTCAGGCGAAGGCCCCGCCGGCAGCCTCACGGTGCGCGCCGACGTCACCGATTATGCCTCGATCGACGCGGCCTTCACCGAGATCGAGGCCGCGTACGGCCCCGTCGAGGTCGTCGTCGCCAACGCGGGCATCACCAAAGACACCCTGCTCATGCGGATGTCGGAGGATGACTTCACGTCCGTCATCGACACCAACCTCAGCGGCGCGTTCCGCGTGGTCAAGCGGGCGTCCAAGGGCATGCTCAAGGCCCGGTTCGGCCGGATCGTGCTGATCTCCAGCGTCGTCGGCCTCTACGGCTCGGCCGGGCAGGTCAACTACTCCTCGTCCAAGAGCGGCCTCGTCGGACTGGCGCGCTCGGTCACGCGTGAACTCGGCGCCCGCGGAATCACGGCCAACGTCGTTGCTCCCGGCTTCATCGAGACCGATATGACGGCGGCTCTGCCGGAGGCACAGCAGGCCGAATACAAGCGGAACATCCCGGCGGGCCGGTTCGCCGCGCCGGCCGAGGTGGCCCGCGTGGTCACGTGGATCGCGGGCGACGACGCCGCGTACATCTCCGGCGCGGTCATTCCCGTCGACGGCGGCCTGGGAATGGGCCACTAG
- a CDS encoding DUF3099 domain-containing protein: MGTMKQQQSITTLPPSPEQERRSRMIRYSVTMGIRMVCIVLMLFVQGWWLVVCALGAILLPYFAVIAANVHGEQRAPTVLRPGAITLVQRPDQAGNDQARTDQEHPDDKAAGL, translated from the coding sequence ATGGGCACGATGAAGCAGCAGCAGTCGATCACGACACTCCCTCCGTCACCGGAGCAGGAGCGGCGCAGCCGCATGATCAGGTACTCGGTCACCATGGGCATCCGCATGGTGTGCATTGTGCTGATGCTGTTCGTGCAGGGCTGGTGGCTGGTGGTGTGCGCCCTCGGAGCGATCCTGCTGCCGTACTTCGCCGTCATCGCCGCCAATGTGCACGGCGAGCAGCGTGCGCCGACGGTGCTGCGACCGGGGGCCATCACCCTGGTTCAGCGGCCTGACCAGGCCGGCAACGACCAGGCTCGCACCGACCAGGAACACCCCGACGACAAGGCGGCCGGTCTGTGA
- a CDS encoding SURF1 family protein, which translates to MSGWRFLISRQWAGYLALTIVFAVVCSGLGMWQLARRAEAQAEISRIDANFDAEPVPVADALPNLDSFVESQKWLPVELTGTYLIDEELLVRNRTYNINPGFEVLTPLLLDSGEVFIVDRGWVPTGEDQDSPDSVPAAPEGQVTVVARLKQGEPVLAGRSASGNQVATINLPDIAERLGADTYTGAYGLMKSEDPATEDRPMAVQRPARDEGPHLSYAFQWFVFALMAFVGLGWAARQEFRSINAEVPEEQVRAAERARRQAAKPRSDAEIEDELIDQHS; encoded by the coding sequence ATGAGCGGCTGGCGCTTCCTGATCTCTCGGCAGTGGGCCGGCTACCTCGCTCTCACGATCGTCTTCGCCGTGGTGTGTTCGGGGCTCGGCATGTGGCAGCTGGCCCGCCGGGCGGAGGCCCAGGCCGAGATCAGCCGGATCGACGCCAATTTTGACGCGGAGCCCGTTCCCGTTGCCGATGCCCTGCCGAACCTGGACTCCTTCGTCGAGTCCCAGAAATGGTTGCCCGTCGAGCTGACCGGCACCTACCTGATCGACGAGGAGTTGCTGGTGCGCAACCGCACTTACAACATCAATCCGGGCTTCGAGGTGCTCACGCCCCTGCTCTTGGACTCCGGTGAGGTCTTCATCGTCGACCGCGGCTGGGTCCCCACCGGCGAAGACCAGGACTCCCCCGACTCGGTGCCCGCGGCCCCTGAGGGCCAGGTCACCGTGGTGGCCAGGCTCAAGCAGGGCGAGCCGGTCCTGGCCGGACGCAGCGCCAGCGGCAACCAGGTGGCGACCATCAACTTGCCCGACATCGCCGAACGGCTCGGCGCCGACACCTACACCGGCGCCTACGGGCTGATGAAGTCGGAAGACCCGGCCACAGAAGACCGCCCGATGGCCGTGCAACGGCCGGCCAGGGACGAGGGACCACACCTGTCCTACGCGTTCCAGTGGTTCGTCTTCGCCCTCATGGCGTTTGTGGGCCTCGGCTGGGCGGCCAGGCAGGAGTTCCGCAGCATCAACGCCGAGGTACCCGAGGAGCAGGTGCGGGCCGCGGAGCGGGCCCGGCGTCAGGCGGCCAAACCGCGCAGCGATGCGGAGATCGAAGACGAGCTGATCGATCAGCACTCGTAA
- a CDS encoding ABC-F family ATP-binding cassette domain-containing protein, translating to MLSVQDLEIRVGARVLMEDVSFRVSAGDKIGLVGRNGAGKTTLTKTLARETLPTKGKIESSGEIGYLPQDPRSGDPDMLARTRILDARGLGTISLGLTQAGIEMGSPDSKISERAMKRYGTLTDEFNALGGYAAEAEAASIASNLNLPDRILDQPLRTLSGGQRRRIELARILFSAAETMILDEPTNHLDADSVVWLREFVKNYRGGCIIISHDIELVGDTVNRVFYLDANRMVIDIYNMNWKNYQRQRVADADRRKKERANAEKKASTLQLQAAKFGAKASKAAAAHQMVARAEKLLSGLDAVRAVDRVAKLRFPEPAPCGRTPLMATDLSKSYGSLEIFAAVDLAIDRGSKVVILGLNGAGKTTLLRMLAGVDKPDTGEIVPGHGLRIGYFAQEHETIDVKRSVLQNMISSSPNITEMEARRVLGSFLFTGDDSHKPAGVLSGGEKTRLALAMIVVSGANVLLLDEPTNNLDPASREEILDALAHFTGAVVLVSHDEGAVEALNPERVLIMPDGTEDHWNKDYLDLITLA from the coding sequence GTGCTCAGTGTGCAAGATCTCGAAATCCGAGTTGGGGCGCGCGTGCTCATGGAGGACGTGAGTTTCCGGGTATCCGCCGGCGACAAGATCGGCCTGGTCGGCCGGAACGGTGCGGGCAAGACCACACTGACGAAGACCCTCGCGAGGGAGACCCTGCCCACCAAGGGCAAGATCGAAAGCTCCGGCGAGATCGGCTACCTGCCGCAGGACCCTAGATCCGGTGACCCGGACATGCTGGCCCGTACCCGCATCCTCGATGCCCGCGGCCTGGGCACCATCTCGCTCGGCCTCACTCAGGCCGGCATCGAGATGGGCTCGCCCGACAGCAAGATCAGCGAACGGGCGATGAAGCGCTACGGCACTCTCACCGACGAGTTCAACGCGCTCGGCGGCTACGCCGCCGAGGCCGAAGCCGCGTCGATCGCCAGCAACCTGAACCTGCCGGACCGCATCCTCGACCAGCCGCTGCGCACACTATCCGGTGGTCAGCGCCGCCGGATCGAACTGGCCCGCATCCTCTTCTCGGCTGCCGAGACCATGATCCTCGATGAGCCCACCAACCACCTCGACGCCGATTCCGTCGTGTGGCTGCGCGAATTCGTCAAGAACTACCGCGGCGGCTGCATCATCATCAGCCACGACATCGAGCTGGTGGGCGACACCGTCAACCGGGTCTTCTACCTCGATGCCAACCGCATGGTCATCGACATCTACAACATGAACTGGAAGAACTACCAGCGCCAGCGCGTCGCCGACGCGGACCGTCGTAAGAAGGAACGTGCCAACGCGGAGAAGAAGGCGTCGACCCTGCAGCTGCAGGCCGCCAAGTTCGGCGCCAAGGCCAGTAAGGCCGCAGCGGCGCACCAGATGGTCGCCCGTGCCGAGAAGCTGCTTTCCGGCCTGGACGCCGTGCGCGCCGTGGACCGCGTGGCCAAGCTGCGCTTCCCCGAGCCCGCTCCGTGCGGCCGCACCCCGTTGATGGCCACCGACCTGTCGAAGAGCTACGGCTCGCTGGAGATCTTCGCGGCCGTGGATCTCGCCATCGACCGTGGTTCCAAGGTCGTCATCCTGGGCCTCAACGGTGCCGGCAAGACCACTCTGCTGCGGATGCTTGCGGGTGTGGACAAGCCGGACACCGGGGAGATCGTGCCAGGGCACGGCCTGCGGATCGGCTACTTCGCCCAGGAACACGAGACCATCGACGTGAAGCGCAGCGTGCTGCAGAACATGATCTCCTCGTCGCCGAACATCACCGAGATGGAAGCCCGCCGGGTGCTCGGATCCTTCCTATTCACCGGCGACGACTCGCACAAACCGGCCGGTGTCCTCTCCGGTGGTGAGAAGACCCGTCTGGCCCTCGCGATGATCGTGGTCTCCGGCGCGAACGTGCTGCTGCTCGACGAACCGACCAACAACCTCGACCCGGCCAGCCGCGAAGAGATCCTCGACGCCCTGGCGCACTTCACCGGTGCCGTGGTGCTGGTCAGCCACGATGAGGGCGCCGTCGAGGCGCTCAACCCCGAGCGGGTGCTCATCATGCCCGACGGCACCGAGGACCACTGGAACAAGGACTACCTCGACCTGATCACGCTCGCCTGA
- a CDS encoding helix-turn-helix domain-containing protein, whose product MDSPRTRSQSRRDAQTAGTRGDVVEAAAELMREHGYMGTSIAAIAERGGVAVQTIYNTVGSKVDVLAAVLAAANTTSRASGLSVADLASGLTGAATPAAAIGTLASWIAADNERAAPLHRVVSEASGTDPEIRELEITMAARSLHAYAEAVGALRSQLGLRPGLSDHEAATSIWALGHPQVFHTLVAGLGWSTDAYTAWLRSALPGVLPTGRFPAR is encoded by the coding sequence ATGGACAGCCCCCGAACACGCAGTCAGAGCCGGCGAGACGCCCAAACGGCGGGCACCCGGGGCGACGTCGTCGAGGCCGCCGCCGAGCTGATGCGGGAGCACGGCTACATGGGCACCTCGATCGCCGCCATCGCCGAACGCGGCGGCGTCGCCGTCCAGACCATCTACAACACCGTCGGCTCCAAAGTGGACGTGCTGGCCGCGGTCCTCGCCGCAGCCAACACCACGTCCCGCGCCTCCGGCCTCTCCGTGGCCGACCTGGCCTCCGGCCTCACCGGTGCCGCCACGCCGGCCGCCGCCATCGGCACGCTCGCGAGTTGGATCGCCGCCGACAACGAGCGGGCTGCGCCGCTCCACCGTGTGGTGAGCGAGGCCAGCGGGACCGATCCGGAGATCCGTGAACTCGAAATCACCATGGCAGCGCGAAGCCTGCACGCCTACGCGGAAGCCGTCGGGGCGCTCCGGTCCCAGCTGGGTCTCCGCCCGGGCCTGAGCGACCACGAAGCAGCGACGTCGATCTGGGCCCTCGGCCACCCGCAGGTGTTCCATACCCTCGTGGCCGGACTGGGGTGGTCGACAGATGCCTACACCGCGTGGCTGCGGTCGGCCCTGCCCGGTGTGCTGCCCACCGGGCGATTCCCGGCCCGATAG
- a CDS encoding metal-sulfur cluster assembly factor: MVSTLTPARFDEIEEALKDVMDPELGINVVDLGLIYDLGWDDENDALIIHMTLTSAGCPLTDVLEEQTAEALDGVVEQFRINWVWMPPWGPEKITDDGRDMMRALGFAI, translated from the coding sequence ATGGTTTCGACACTCACCCCCGCGCGCTTCGACGAGATCGAAGAGGCGCTCAAGGACGTCATGGACCCGGAACTGGGGATCAACGTCGTCGACCTCGGCCTGATCTACGATCTTGGTTGGGACGATGAGAACGACGCCCTGATCATCCACATGACCCTCACGTCAGCGGGCTGCCCGCTCACGGATGTGCTCGAGGAACAGACCGCTGAGGCACTGGACGGCGTCGTCGAACAGTTCCGCATCAACTGGGTGTGGATGCCGCCGTGGGGTCCGGAAAAGATCACCGACGACGGCCGTGACATGATGCGCGCCCTCGGCTTCGCGATCTGA